The following are encoded together in the Pseudoalteromonas piscicida genome:
- a CDS encoding D-tagatose-bisphosphate aldolase, class II, non-catalytic subunit gives MRRFQALIEANKSGKNSGIYAICSAHPWVLEASIRYAKQENTLLLIEATANQVNQFGGYTGMRPADFIAKVEEMADELGFDKQLLIFGGDHLGPVCWTGENSQAAMAKACDLVAEYVKAGFKKIHLDASMPCADDPDALSDDIVANRAALLCQTAEEAAIATFGRSDIVYVIGTEVPPPGGADEQIDSLQPTSQVAAQETLACHRELFANKGLTDAWQRVVAIVVQPGVEFDNTQVFDYKPNEASALKDFIRTVDRIAFEAHSTDYQTAGAYESLVADHFAILKVGPELTFALREGLFALHHIEKQLLPVHSQFIEVVDEVMLAEPTSWQRFYHGESQQLRFLRQFSFSDRIRYYWHQDVVQKALATMLENLAQQILPLPLISQYFPELYQQVRRGEIERDAKALVIAKIQRVVARYSNACFAMEKAS, from the coding sequence ATGCGGCGTTTTCAAGCCCTAATCGAAGCCAATAAATCAGGGAAAAACTCAGGCATTTATGCCATTTGTTCAGCTCACCCTTGGGTGCTAGAAGCGTCGATAAGATATGCCAAGCAGGAAAATACGCTGCTATTAATTGAAGCCACAGCCAATCAGGTTAACCAATTTGGCGGTTACACCGGGATGCGTCCTGCGGATTTTATTGCCAAAGTCGAAGAGATGGCCGACGAGCTTGGTTTTGATAAGCAGCTACTGATTTTTGGTGGTGATCACTTAGGACCAGTCTGTTGGACGGGTGAAAATAGCCAAGCCGCAATGGCTAAAGCGTGCGACTTAGTCGCTGAATATGTGAAGGCCGGTTTTAAGAAGATCCACTTAGATGCCAGCATGCCGTGTGCTGACGACCCCGACGCGTTAAGCGATGATATTGTAGCTAATCGCGCAGCCTTGTTGTGTCAAACCGCGGAAGAAGCTGCGATTGCGACGTTTGGTCGTAGCGACATTGTTTATGTGATTGGTACTGAAGTTCCCCCTCCTGGTGGAGCTGATGAACAGATTGACAGTCTTCAACCGACCAGCCAAGTTGCTGCGCAAGAAACCCTAGCTTGCCATCGTGAACTCTTTGCAAACAAAGGATTAACGGATGCTTGGCAACGCGTGGTTGCGATTGTAGTGCAGCCGGGTGTTGAGTTTGATAACACCCAAGTATTTGACTACAAACCGAACGAAGCGAGTGCATTAAAAGACTTTATTCGTACCGTTGACCGTATCGCTTTCGAAGCGCATTCTACCGATTATCAAACTGCTGGCGCTTATGAGTCGTTGGTTGCTGACCATTTTGCCATTTTGAAAGTCGGGCCTGAATTGACCTTTGCGCTGCGCGAAGGATTATTCGCGCTTCACCATATTGAAAAGCAATTATTACCAGTGCATAGCCAGTTTATTGAGGTGGTGGACGAGGTCATGCTGGCAGAGCCAACGAGTTGGCAGCGTTTTTATCACGGCGAGTCACAGCAACTCCGGTTCTTGCGCCAATTTAGCTTTAGCGACCGTATTCGCTATTACTGGCATCAGGATGTGGTGCAAAAGGCGTTAGCAACTATGCTCGAAAACCTAGCGCAGCAGATCTTACCATTGCCGCTTATCAGCCAATATTTTCCAGAGTTATATCAACAAGTACGCCGTGGTGAAATAGAAAGGGACGCCAAAGCGTTGGTGATTGCCAAAATTCAACGTGTTGTAGCTCGCTATTCGAATGCGTGTTTTGCCATGGAGAAAGCGTCATGA
- the agaR gene encoding transcriptional repressor AgaR, translating to MLNTIERRHEIVQLVGQTERVEVSDLAEQFGVSTVTIRNDLNALHDKGLLVRSHGGAVASSRLTKELTITEKHDHHHQVKVELAKLVASLIGNDESIILDSGTTTEEVAKQLTEHQQLVVMTNGLNVAQALVAADGVEVLMTGGSLRKKSLSFYGSHAEDQLKQYHFDRLVLGVDGFSVDVGVTTHFEPEAALNREMCKAAKQVIVVTDSSKFDRKGVHRIIACEEIDVLVTDSGIPADIHQQLVTAGIEVHLITS from the coding sequence ATGCTGAACACCATCGAAAGACGCCACGAAATCGTTCAACTCGTTGGTCAAACGGAACGAGTAGAAGTATCAGATCTGGCAGAACAATTTGGTGTATCAACCGTGACGATCAGAAATGATCTCAATGCCTTACATGATAAAGGATTGTTGGTTCGCTCTCATGGTGGCGCTGTTGCGAGTTCTAGATTAACCAAAGAGCTCACCATAACCGAAAAGCACGACCATCATCATCAAGTGAAAGTCGAGCTTGCAAAGTTAGTGGCGAGTCTTATTGGCAATGATGAGTCTATTATTCTGGACTCAGGTACTACGACCGAAGAAGTCGCGAAGCAACTGACAGAACATCAACAGTTAGTGGTGATGACCAATGGTCTTAACGTGGCGCAAGCCCTCGTTGCAGCCGATGGCGTTGAAGTGTTGATGACCGGAGGTTCACTGCGTAAAAAATCGCTGTCGTTTTATGGTAGCCATGCAGAAGATCAGCTCAAGCAATATCACTTTGACCGTCTGGTACTCGGTGTTGATGGGTTTTCTGTTGATGTTGGTGTAACAACACACTTTGAACCGGAAGCCGCGCTTAACCGCGAGATGTGTAAAGCTGCAAAGCAAGTCATAGTGGTGACGGACTCCAGCAAATTCGATCGTAAAGGTGTACATCGTATTATCGCCTGCGAAGAAATTGATGTTTTGGTAACGGACAGTGGTATTCCAGCTGACATCCATCAGCAATTGGTTACCGCCGGAATAGAGGTACATTTAATAACATCTTAA
- a CDS encoding Gfo/Idh/MocA family oxidoreductase: MGDLNRRRFLQSMAAIAATSAVVGCASNNNKTPLTPKPQGNSVQGLVVPKLDVVRVGFIGVGQRGVGAVKHFCHLDGVEIKAICDTHQEVVDRAVKIVVDKGLPKPATYGKSDMDYRRMLARDDIDIVIISTPWKWHTPMAVDTMESGKHALVEVPAAVTIEEAWQLVNTAERTQKNCMMLENVCYGRDELMVLNMVRQGLFGELLHGEAAYIHELRWQMKEIEHKTGSWRTHWHTKRNGNLYPTHGLGPVSQYMNINRGDRFDYISSMSSPALGRAAYAKREFPANHERNQLNYIAGDMNTSIIKTIKGRSIMVQHDTTTPRPYSRHNLIQGTNGVFAGFPNRIALENGGSKSFHEWDYDMNDWYGKYDHPLWQKMGAEAERNGGHGGMDFLMFWRIIYCLRNGEPLDQDVYDAAAWSAVFPLSMDSVADRSNSKDFPDFTRGTWRTAAPLGIVT, translated from the coding sequence ATGGGTGATCTAAACCGCCGGCGATTTCTTCAATCAATGGCTGCTATCGCAGCAACAAGCGCAGTGGTTGGCTGCGCAAGTAACAATAATAAGACGCCGCTTACACCAAAGCCACAAGGAAATTCAGTTCAGGGTTTAGTCGTACCAAAACTGGATGTCGTGCGAGTGGGCTTTATTGGTGTGGGTCAACGCGGTGTTGGCGCGGTGAAGCACTTTTGCCATCTTGACGGTGTCGAGATCAAAGCCATCTGCGATACGCACCAAGAAGTCGTCGATAGGGCCGTTAAAATTGTTGTCGACAAGGGTTTACCAAAACCTGCGACTTACGGCAAGAGTGATATGGACTATCGCCGTATGTTGGCGCGCGACGACATTGATATTGTGATCATCTCTACCCCTTGGAAATGGCATACCCCCATGGCCGTAGACACCATGGAAAGTGGCAAGCACGCTTTGGTCGAAGTACCTGCAGCGGTGACTATAGAAGAAGCGTGGCAGTTAGTAAATACCGCTGAACGCACGCAAAAGAATTGCATGATGTTGGAAAATGTTTGCTACGGTCGCGACGAGCTGATGGTATTAAACATGGTTCGCCAAGGGCTATTCGGTGAATTACTTCACGGTGAAGCGGCTTATATCCATGAACTTCGCTGGCAAATGAAAGAAATTGAGCATAAAACTGGCTCATGGCGCACACATTGGCATACCAAACGTAACGGCAACCTCTACCCAACCCATGGTTTAGGCCCTGTTTCTCAATATATGAATATCAACCGTGGCGATCGCTTCGACTATATCTCGTCCATGAGTTCACCAGCACTTGGTCGTGCAGCCTATGCCAAACGTGAGTTCCCAGCAAATCATGAGCGTAACCAACTGAACTATATTGCTGGGGATATGAACACCAGCATCATTAAAACCATCAAAGGTCGTTCGATTATGGTACAGCACGATACCACTACCCCACGCCCTTACTCCCGCCACAATTTAATTCAAGGTACTAACGGCGTATTTGCAGGATTCCCCAACCGCATCGCGCTTGAAAACGGCGGGAGTAAGAGCTTTCACGAGTGGGATTACGACATGAATGATTGGTACGGTAAATACGACCATCCACTTTGGCAGAAAATGGGGGCTGAAGCAGAGCGCAACGGCGGCCATGGTGGGATGGATTTCTTAATGTTCTGGCGCATTATTTACTGCCTTCGTAATGGCGAGCCGCTAGATCAGGATGTTTACGACGCAGCTGCTTGGTCAGCGGTCTTTCCTCTTTCAATGGACTCAGTTGCAGACAGAAGTAATAGCAAGGACTTCCCGGATTTCACCAGGGGCACATGGCGCACTGCAGCACCACTAGGCATTGTCACATAA
- a CDS encoding TonB-dependent receptor: MKHTLKLCAVGLAVSCALSQYAHAQETEQNSGSDEQDKAKQQVEKIEVRGVRSSIKESLFLKKNAVGVMDAIVAEDIGKFPDQNLAEALQRMTGIAITRNAGEGQNVTVRGLGGDFNVTTINGRRMASEHTSRDFNFDLIAPEMVQALEVYKSPQAQTQEGGIGSVINIKTRRPLDMDGFTLAGSAKAIYEERTGDTNPQASFLISDTFFDNTFGALFTAVYSERTQREDSYEGQGFYDPEENTDVRVPVDSNRNGELDEGEKVHPSMIPGYVRYSNWQDERERIGASLALQWRPTNDIDVTFDSLYSSYKTDGEKYQISFVTYDEPWTPGIPAVGELKFNEDGNVNYIELVDGAMAELLNVSEPRNTDTWQAGLNFKWYATSDLTLEFDVSKSRAERINDGDNRYIVARGFVDTITIDQTGDNLLPDVTMSPALNADQPFGAHYSYNYGTEVISDVEELRLEGTFIPEWEFVKDIKFGFHYGKQTKARDVSKSNNPSMFSNGGAYFKNSDYDSFDNSSVEKLGGLNLFRLPADVLVPANFDNFLEGEPGMHPAPWASFDYDKLYAFYQSINAQAADEKIRASKSPKDSYELSESTFALYLETNLVGELSEMPYNLNLGVRAIKTEITSDGYVFDYPSLVYNVEEDEDGDIIYRIEGDIADYYSNSYVEDDYTDVLPSMNFKLEITDSLLFRTSAAKVITRPSIDFLTPYSSINFSKFELNLANPGIKPLRADQLDLGLEWYFSDYGALTFATYYKDIKSVIAQGRVGTIKVGKFIKDGVEVDGPEFTQVSPRSEAGAEIKGFEIAYQQSFEELLPAPFDGLGMQVNYTFTDSKYDDPEKDELPFAGMSEHSYNAVIYYEKDDYQARIAYNWRDDYLKYPDAWGGPEWAADYGQFDFSASYNLTEKTRIDLNVTNLTNERQWSYIKTQEQVSHLSRYGRSISLGINTSF; the protein is encoded by the coding sequence ATGAAACACACTCTAAAATTGTGTGCTGTGGGATTGGCCGTGAGCTGTGCCCTGTCCCAATATGCGCACGCACAGGAAACAGAACAGAACAGCGGATCCGACGAGCAAGATAAAGCCAAGCAACAAGTCGAGAAAATTGAAGTACGTGGTGTACGTTCCAGTATCAAAGAGTCACTCTTTCTCAAGAAAAATGCGGTTGGCGTAATGGATGCCATCGTTGCCGAAGACATTGGCAAGTTCCCAGATCAAAACCTTGCTGAAGCGCTACAACGAATGACAGGTATCGCCATTACCCGTAACGCAGGTGAAGGACAAAACGTCACAGTGCGGGGTCTTGGCGGGGACTTTAACGTTACCACCATCAATGGTCGTAGAATGGCATCTGAACACACAAGCCGTGACTTTAACTTCGATTTAATTGCGCCTGAGATGGTTCAAGCATTAGAAGTGTACAAGTCACCGCAGGCACAAACGCAAGAAGGGGGGATTGGTTCAGTCATCAATATAAAAACTCGCCGACCGTTAGATATGGATGGCTTTACCCTCGCCGGAAGTGCCAAAGCCATTTACGAAGAACGTACCGGTGATACCAACCCTCAAGCCTCCTTCCTCATTAGTGACACCTTTTTTGACAATACCTTTGGCGCGCTATTCACCGCCGTTTATTCCGAGCGAACACAACGCGAAGACTCCTACGAAGGACAAGGATTTTACGATCCTGAAGAAAATACCGACGTGCGAGTCCCGGTTGATAGTAACCGAAATGGCGAGCTAGATGAGGGCGAGAAAGTACACCCCTCAATGATCCCAGGATATGTGCGCTACTCGAATTGGCAAGATGAACGTGAGCGCATTGGTGCAAGCCTTGCGTTACAATGGCGTCCAACGAATGATATTGATGTCACCTTTGATAGCTTATACTCAAGCTACAAAACCGACGGTGAAAAATATCAAATCTCTTTCGTCACCTATGATGAACCTTGGACGCCAGGGATCCCAGCAGTAGGTGAGTTAAAATTTAATGAAGATGGTAACGTCAACTACATTGAGTTAGTCGATGGCGCAATGGCTGAGCTACTGAACGTCTCTGAGCCTCGCAATACCGACACTTGGCAAGCCGGTCTTAACTTCAAGTGGTATGCCACCAGCGATCTAACGCTTGAATTTGATGTGTCTAAGTCGCGAGCCGAGCGGATCAATGATGGCGACAACCGCTACATCGTGGCACGTGGCTTTGTTGATACCATCACCATAGATCAAACCGGCGACAACCTTCTGCCAGATGTGACTATGTCGCCAGCACTTAATGCCGATCAACCCTTTGGTGCTCACTACAGCTACAACTATGGCACGGAAGTGATAAGTGATGTTGAAGAGCTAAGGCTTGAAGGGACATTTATTCCGGAATGGGAATTTGTCAAAGACATCAAGTTTGGCTTTCATTACGGAAAGCAAACTAAAGCCAGAGACGTAAGCAAGTCAAATAACCCATCGATGTTCAGTAATGGAGGGGCTTATTTTAAAAACTCAGATTACGATAGCTTTGATAACTCAAGCGTAGAAAAGCTCGGTGGTCTTAACTTATTTAGACTACCCGCAGATGTACTTGTACCCGCCAACTTTGATAACTTCCTAGAGGGTGAGCCGGGCATGCACCCTGCGCCGTGGGCCAGCTTTGACTACGACAAACTCTATGCTTTTTATCAATCCATCAATGCCCAAGCCGCAGATGAAAAAATTAGAGCCTCCAAGAGCCCTAAAGATTCCTACGAGCTTTCTGAGTCAACGTTTGCACTTTATTTAGAGACCAATCTAGTCGGCGAGCTGTCGGAAATGCCTTACAACTTAAACCTAGGCGTAAGAGCAATCAAAACCGAGATCACCTCTGATGGCTACGTTTTTGATTACCCAAGTCTGGTATACAACGTAGAAGAAGATGAAGATGGCGACATTATCTATCGCATAGAAGGGGATATTGCCGATTATTACTCCAACTCTTATGTAGAAGATGACTATACTGATGTACTGCCTAGCATGAACTTTAAGTTAGAAATAACAGACTCACTGTTATTTAGAACCAGCGCGGCTAAAGTTATCACCAGACCGAGCATTGATTTTCTAACTCCATATAGCTCAATTAATTTCAGTAAGTTTGAGCTTAATCTTGCCAACCCTGGGATCAAGCCACTAAGAGCTGACCAACTTGATTTGGGACTAGAGTGGTACTTCTCTGATTATGGTGCGCTCACCTTTGCAACCTATTACAAAGACATTAAATCTGTTATCGCTCAGGGACGTGTTGGCACGATAAAAGTGGGTAAATTCATAAAAGACGGCGTTGAAGTCGACGGTCCAGAATTTACCCAAGTATCGCCACGTTCTGAAGCGGGAGCAGAGATCAAAGGTTTCGAAATTGCTTACCAACAGTCGTTTGAGGAATTGCTACCTGCACCATTTGATGGCCTAGGTATGCAAGTCAACTACACATTTACGGATAGTAAATACGACGACCCAGAAAAAGACGAGCTACCGTTCGCTGGAATGTCTGAGCATTCTTACAATGCGGTTATCTATTATGAGAAGGATGACTACCAAGCGCGTATCGCTTACAACTGGCGAGATGATTACCTGAAGTATCCAGATGCGTGGGGCGGCCCAGAATGGGCAGCGGATTATGGTCAGTTTGATTTCAGTGCCAGCTATAATCTAACTGAAAAAACTCGAATCGACTTGAATGTGACGAACCTCACCAATGAACGTCAATGGTCATACATTAAAACCCAAGAGCAAGTGAGCCACTTGAGCCGTTACGGCCGCAGTATCAGTTTAGGCATTAACACTTCTTTCTAA
- a CDS encoding DUF3472 domain-containing protein: protein MKNTVMTPLLLCASLFASAQEAYISSYGNAWVNNDIDASRQYITQAGIAPWQDKQLRFNHYFYANNVGTYTLYLHLEKPSAPSTLLVAHNNKQVTLNLDKQSPTKVKVGDFVVTQVGYQTVLIAGDTLAKGRKSAFPAITGLSLDGEAMTPAPNYVKEDFYWGRRGPSVHLSYTVPDKKDYNWFYNEVTVPSGYDPQGSYFMANGFGEGYFGIQVNSPTERRVLFSVWSPYQTDDPSTIPDNLKIKLLAKGEGVYVGEFGNEGSGGQSYLRYNWQPDTTYRFLVNIEPSTTYEGHTEYRGYFYAPETGQWKLIAAFSRPETNTYVARPHSFLENFLPEAGQFERKAFYNRQFLRDTQGNWVELNQAKFTYDATARKGSRLDYQGGEEQNRFYLRNTGFFTGPTPYLSEFTRPSSNDTPMIPWQSLQAHP from the coding sequence ATGAAGAATACAGTAATGACACCGCTACTCCTGTGCGCCTCGCTATTTGCCTCAGCACAAGAGGCTTATATCAGCAGTTACGGTAACGCCTGGGTCAACAATGATATTGACGCCAGCAGGCAATATATAACTCAAGCCGGTATCGCACCATGGCAAGATAAGCAACTCAGGTTTAATCACTATTTTTATGCCAATAACGTTGGCACCTATACCCTCTATTTACACCTTGAGAAACCAAGTGCACCAAGTACATTACTGGTAGCACATAACAACAAACAAGTGACGCTTAACCTCGATAAACAAAGCCCGACTAAGGTTAAAGTCGGTGACTTTGTCGTAACGCAAGTTGGCTATCAAACCGTCCTAATTGCCGGTGACACATTAGCCAAAGGGCGAAAAAGTGCCTTCCCTGCCATCACCGGACTTAGTCTCGATGGTGAGGCCATGACCCCCGCACCAAACTATGTCAAAGAAGACTTTTACTGGGGTCGTCGCGGCCCTTCAGTACACCTTTCCTATACCGTACCTGATAAAAAGGACTATAACTGGTTTTACAACGAAGTAACGGTGCCATCTGGCTATGATCCACAAGGTTCGTATTTTATGGCGAATGGTTTTGGCGAAGGGTACTTTGGTATTCAGGTAAACTCACCCACCGAGCGTCGCGTGCTATTTTCGGTTTGGAGCCCGTACCAAACGGATGATCCGAGCACAATTCCTGACAATCTTAAAATCAAATTACTCGCTAAAGGCGAAGGCGTTTACGTCGGTGAATTTGGCAATGAAGGTTCTGGTGGACAAAGCTATTTACGTTATAACTGGCAACCGGATACGACATATCGCTTTTTAGTCAATATCGAGCCCAGTACGACCTATGAAGGCCATACTGAATATCGTGGCTACTTTTATGCGCCGGAAACCGGTCAATGGAAGCTGATCGCGGCCTTTAGCCGCCCTGAAACCAATACCTATGTTGCAAGACCGCATAGCTTTTTGGAAAACTTTTTACCCGAAGCTGGACAGTTTGAGCGTAAGGCATTTTATAACCGCCAGTTTTTGCGCGACACCCAAGGTAACTGGGTTGAGTTAAATCAAGCTAAATTCACTTATGACGCCACCGCCAGAAAAGGGTCGCGTTTGGATTATCAAGGTGGTGAAGAGCAAAACCGCTTTTACTTACGTAATACCGGTTTCTTCACAGGACCCACACCTTATCTCAGCGAATTTACTCGCCCTAGCAGCAATGATACGCCGATGATCCCATGGCAGTCACTACAGGCACACCCTTAA